A single region of the Halopiger xanaduensis SH-6 genome encodes:
- a CDS encoding HIT family protein codes for MSTIFSQIVEGEIPARVVYEDETTLAFLDANPLAPGHTLVIPKDEYERLNDVPEDVATDLYDTIHRMVPAVEEAVDADATTVAFNNGEAAGQEVPHVHCHIVPRFEGDGGGPIHAVAGSRPDLDDDELDDIAEDIESRA; via the coding sequence ATGAGCACGATCTTCAGCCAGATCGTCGAGGGGGAGATCCCCGCTCGAGTCGTGTACGAAGACGAGACCACGCTGGCCTTTCTCGACGCCAATCCGCTGGCGCCGGGCCACACCCTCGTCATCCCCAAGGACGAGTACGAGCGGCTGAACGACGTCCCGGAGGACGTCGCGACGGACCTCTACGACACGATCCACCGGATGGTCCCGGCCGTCGAGGAGGCCGTCGACGCCGACGCGACGACGGTCGCCTTCAATAACGGCGAGGCCGCCGGCCAGGAAGTGCCCCACGTCCACTGCCACATCGTCCCCCGCTTCGAGGGCGACGGCGGCGGCCCCATCCACGCCGTCGCGGGCAGCCGGCCCGACCTGGACGACGACGAACTCGACGACATCGCCGAGGATATCGAGTCTCGAGCCTGA
- a CDS encoding CARDB domain-containing protein: MRARVAVVFFVVLLVGSLSAPVVGLGAGGGSSGSSAVAESGSIETASIGSASSSASTASAASSASGATLHRTTTLRQLPDQPGAFEAEFSFRIPDAVTELNVLLTADATVQSAKGFEAGDEKGTFRWTGKTDEPTLRVTLPANRTAVGRTATAATDSSDSISSAASNASPSSPATPATSRDGYSFVETGEWGIVQVPGGFSYRYTAPVGVEETVRVDGPGTTGGDIAVFGPVTAYERAVDDGSGTIRLVVPDAADLREDPEAIFDELEAARTRLDVGAASDEVFFVAAPTEADWGPEGVQYGRADAWVAADAELSDPGSAWLHEYVHVRQGYARSSVGTTSETDWLVEGQADYHAATVALERGLVDFADVREYLAAGERSPYDTDVLAESDSWTDDRTPYVKGRLVYAELDRQLRLATDGDRTLEDVFRRLNAREEPVTEDALLAALEDAGGPEVRAAAEKYTRTKATPEMWDRDAHWEAFDQPVAEFEYGIDADGIRVAGEPWSAWRRGSGENESFGSTEAQNGERVIAVPAGESVRIPATIANTGDRNGTADATLQVDGDVVDYREQRLAAGSTTTANLTWTPTKLGTYDLRIGEEKLTAVVVDDSSVQVTDLTLDPETAAPGDPITATATVEATGDGPGATLLEFRTSEGATEVPVAVAAGDTVTVDRELRFDSPARYEVAVGQQSAVVTVENRSRPPAELEEVPGFGTPAAIAALVALLAVAHVRSLRSRHP; the protein is encoded by the coding sequence ATGCGCGCCCGGGTTGCCGTCGTCTTCTTCGTCGTTCTCCTCGTTGGCTCACTCTCCGCACCCGTCGTCGGACTCGGCGCCGGCGGGGGCTCGAGCGGTAGCAGTGCCGTCGCCGAATCGGGCAGTATCGAGACCGCTTCGATCGGGTCTGCAAGTTCGTCCGCTTCGACTGCGTCGGCCGCCTCGTCGGCTTCGGGTGCGACGCTACACCGGACGACGACGCTGCGTCAACTCCCCGACCAGCCGGGGGCGTTCGAAGCCGAGTTCAGTTTCCGGATTCCCGACGCAGTCACCGAACTCAACGTCCTCCTCACAGCCGATGCGACCGTCCAGTCGGCCAAAGGGTTCGAGGCGGGAGACGAGAAGGGAACGTTCCGATGGACCGGGAAAACCGACGAGCCGACGCTTCGGGTGACGCTGCCGGCGAACCGGACGGCGGTCGGTCGGACAGCCACCGCGGCGACCGACTCGTCGGACTCGATCTCGAGCGCGGCGTCGAACGCGTCGCCATCGTCGCCGGCGACGCCCGCCACGTCGCGGGACGGCTACTCCTTCGTCGAAACCGGCGAGTGGGGCATCGTGCAGGTGCCCGGCGGCTTCTCCTACCGGTACACCGCGCCGGTCGGCGTCGAGGAGACGGTGCGGGTCGACGGCCCGGGTACGACCGGCGGCGACATCGCCGTCTTCGGCCCGGTGACGGCGTACGAGCGCGCCGTCGACGACGGCTCGGGGACGATCAGGCTGGTCGTTCCCGACGCCGCCGACCTGCGGGAAGACCCCGAGGCGATCTTCGACGAACTCGAGGCGGCCCGGACCCGTCTCGACGTCGGCGCGGCCAGCGACGAGGTGTTCTTCGTCGCCGCGCCGACCGAGGCCGACTGGGGACCCGAGGGCGTCCAGTACGGCCGCGCCGACGCGTGGGTCGCCGCCGACGCCGAACTGTCCGACCCCGGCAGCGCCTGGCTCCACGAGTACGTCCACGTCCGCCAGGGGTACGCGCGCTCCTCGGTCGGCACGACGAGCGAGACGGACTGGCTCGTCGAGGGCCAGGCCGACTACCACGCCGCAACGGTGGCCCTCGAGCGCGGGCTGGTCGACTTCGCGGACGTTCGCGAGTACCTCGCGGCGGGCGAACGCTCGCCCTACGACACCGACGTCCTCGCCGAGTCCGACAGCTGGACCGACGACCGCACGCCCTACGTGAAGGGCCGGCTCGTCTACGCCGAACTCGACCGCCAACTTCGGCTCGCTACCGACGGCGACCGCACGCTCGAGGACGTTTTCCGACGGCTGAACGCCAGGGAGGAGCCGGTGACGGAGGACGCGCTGCTCGCGGCGCTCGAGGACGCGGGCGGCCCGGAGGTTCGCGCAGCCGCGGAGAAATATACCCGGACGAAAGCGACGCCCGAGATGTGGGACCGAGACGCTCACTGGGAGGCCTTCGACCAGCCCGTCGCCGAGTTCGAGTACGGGATCGACGCGGACGGGATTCGCGTCGCGGGCGAGCCGTGGAGCGCGTGGCGGCGCGGGAGCGGCGAGAACGAGTCGTTCGGATCGACGGAAGCGCAAAACGGAGAACGCGTGATCGCCGTCCCCGCCGGCGAATCAGTTCGAATACCCGCGACGATTGCCAACACCGGCGACCGGAACGGGACCGCCGACGCGACGCTACAGGTCGACGGCGACGTCGTCGACTACCGAGAACAGCGCCTCGCGGCCGGTTCGACGACGACCGCGAACCTCACCTGGACGCCGACGAAACTCGGCACGTACGACCTCCGAATCGGCGAGGAGAAACTGACGGCGGTCGTTGTCGACGACTCGAGCGTTCAGGTGACGGACCTAACGCTCGACCCCGAAACCGCCGCGCCCGGCGACCCGATCACGGCGACGGCGACGGTCGAGGCGACCGGCGACGGGCCCGGCGCGACCCTCCTCGAGTTCCGGACGTCCGAGGGCGCCACCGAAGTCCCCGTCGCAGTCGCGGCCGGCGATACGGTGACGGTCGATCGCGAACTGCGGTTCGACTCCCCGGCGCGGTACGAGGTCGCGGTCGGCCAGCAGTCCGCGGTCGTCACCGTCGAAAACCGGTCGCGGCCGCCGGCCGAACTCGAGGAAGTCCCCGGGTTCGGCACGCCGGCGGCGATCGCGGCGCTGGTCGCACTTCTCGCAGTCGCACACGTTCGCTCGCTGCGGTCGCGGCACCCGTAA
- a CDS encoding uracil-DNA glycosylase produces MEPDCARCPALAETRECISWGTGPLDASVIVVGEAPGPGNPDADRWKGGNWTGKGYTSRHSGRRIRRMLAQVGYDETAYYTNAVKCFPADPEDPSSNREPTPEERANCRPHLLTELETIDPTVVLATGKHATKTVLAAEGKELDGFIDCVLEPVRCEALDVWLVPILHPSYQDVWIGRLGYEPDEYLAAIRETLEDVIDGAAQ; encoded by the coding sequence ATCGAACCCGACTGCGCGCGCTGTCCCGCGCTCGCCGAAACCCGCGAGTGTATCTCGTGGGGGACCGGCCCCCTCGACGCGAGCGTTATCGTCGTCGGGGAGGCGCCGGGGCCCGGCAACCCGGACGCCGACCGCTGGAAGGGCGGCAACTGGACCGGCAAGGGCTACACCTCGCGCCACTCCGGCCGGCGCATCCGGCGCATGCTGGCCCAGGTCGGCTACGACGAGACGGCCTACTACACTAACGCCGTCAAGTGCTTCCCCGCCGACCCCGAGGACCCCTCGAGCAACCGCGAACCGACGCCCGAGGAGCGGGCGAACTGCCGGCCCCACCTGCTGACAGAACTCGAGACTATCGATCCGACGGTCGTCCTCGCGACCGGCAAGCACGCGACGAAGACGGTGCTGGCGGCCGAAGGGAAGGAACTGGACGGATTCATCGACTGCGTGCTCGAGCCGGTCCGCTGCGAGGCGTTGGACGTCTGGCTCGTGCCGATCCTTCACCCCTCGTACCAGGACGTCTGGATCGGCCGGCTCGGCTACGAGCCCGACGAGTACCTCGCGGCGATTCGGGAGACGCTCGAGGACGTAATCGACGGCGCGGCGCAGTAG
- the ileS gene encoding isoleucine--tRNA ligase yields MSRFGEVDDQYDPHELEQRVFEYWDEVDAYEQTVEHRSDGESFFFVDGPPYTSGSAHMGTTWNKTLKDVYLRFFRMQGYDVTDRPGYDMHGLPIETRVEERLGFENKKDIEEFGEENFIQECKDYAEEQLEGLQSDFQDFGVWMDWDDPYKTVRPEYMEAAWWGFSKAAERGLVEKGHRSISQCPRCETAIANNEVEYEDVEDPSIYVKFDLEDREGKIVIWTTTPWTIPANTFVAVDEEGDYVGVRAETDGEEELLYVAEPKFEEVLKAGRYDDYEVVEELTGEELIGWSYEHPMAERVPDYPDHEGACEVYAADYVDTHGDGTGLVHSAPGHGEEDFERGRELGFPIFCPVGGDGVYTEEAGNYEGQFVRDANEDIVADLEADGSLLAEQTITHSYGHCWRCDTGIIQIVTDQWFITITDIKDELLENIEDSQWHPDWARDNRFRDFVEEAPDWNVSRQRYWGIPLPVWTPEDRDDDEDMIVVGDREELAERVDQNVDPEEVDLHKDTVDELTITEDGTTYTRVPDVFDVWLDSSVASWGTLNYPEDDSRFDELWPADFILEAHDQTRGWFWSQLGMGSAAIGDIPYEEVLMHGHALMPDGRAMSKSKDILIDPHEAIDRHGRDVMRTFLLSNNPQGEDMRFDWDGMQTMENHLRTLWNVFRFPLPYMRLDDFDPQETTLEDVDDDLELIDEWVLARLQSTKAEMTEHFEDRRQDKTVDALIEFVVEDVSRFYVQAVRERMWEEEDSASKAAAYATIYRVLRETVALLAPYAPFISEEIYGTLTGDDGYDTVHMEDWPAVEEYWQDEQLEEDVAFLRAIEEAGANARQQAGRKLRWPVPRVVVAADDERVAAAVSRHTDLLEDRLNAREIELVSAENRWEELQYSAEADMSELGPAFGDRAGQVMNALNEARIDEPTLEALEAAVDDVLEDDESLEESMVSFVTETPDDIAGTAFGLDGDDRGVAYVDASLTEDIESEGYAREVIRRVQEMRKDLDLDVEERIALDLEIGDDRVADLVDEREDLIREEVRADELRTVEDGHRKEWDVEGVAMEIAIEPLAAAEASD; encoded by the coding sequence ATGAGCAGGTTCGGCGAGGTCGACGACCAGTACGACCCCCACGAACTCGAGCAGCGGGTGTTCGAGTACTGGGACGAGGTCGACGCCTACGAGCAGACGGTCGAGCACCGATCGGACGGGGAATCGTTCTTCTTCGTCGACGGGCCGCCGTACACCTCCGGGTCGGCCCACATGGGGACCACCTGGAACAAGACGCTGAAGGACGTCTACCTCCGCTTCTTCCGGATGCAGGGGTACGACGTCACCGACCGCCCGGGCTACGACATGCACGGGCTCCCCATCGAGACCCGCGTCGAGGAGCGACTCGGCTTCGAGAACAAGAAGGACATCGAGGAGTTCGGCGAGGAGAACTTCATCCAGGAGTGCAAGGACTACGCCGAGGAGCAACTCGAGGGCCTGCAGTCGGACTTCCAGGACTTCGGCGTCTGGATGGACTGGGACGACCCCTACAAGACGGTCCGGCCGGAGTACATGGAGGCCGCCTGGTGGGGCTTCTCGAAGGCCGCCGAGCGCGGTTTAGTCGAGAAGGGCCACCGCTCGATCTCGCAGTGTCCCCGCTGCGAGACCGCGATCGCGAACAACGAGGTCGAGTACGAGGACGTCGAGGACCCCTCGATCTACGTCAAATTCGACCTCGAGGACCGCGAGGGGAAGATCGTCATCTGGACGACCACGCCGTGGACCATCCCCGCGAACACCTTCGTCGCCGTCGACGAGGAGGGCGACTACGTCGGCGTCCGCGCCGAGACGGACGGCGAGGAAGAACTCCTCTACGTCGCCGAGCCGAAGTTCGAGGAGGTCCTGAAGGCGGGCCGCTACGACGACTACGAGGTCGTCGAGGAACTGACCGGCGAGGAGCTGATCGGCTGGTCCTACGAGCATCCGATGGCCGAACGCGTCCCCGACTACCCCGACCACGAGGGGGCCTGCGAGGTCTACGCCGCCGACTACGTCGACACCCACGGCGACGGCACCGGCCTCGTCCACTCCGCGCCGGGTCACGGCGAGGAGGACTTCGAGCGCGGCCGCGAACTCGGCTTCCCGATCTTCTGTCCCGTCGGCGGGGACGGCGTCTACACCGAAGAAGCCGGCAACTACGAGGGACAGTTCGTCCGCGACGCCAACGAGGACATCGTCGCCGACCTCGAGGCCGACGGCTCGCTGCTGGCCGAGCAGACGATCACCCACAGCTACGGCCACTGCTGGCGCTGCGATACGGGTATCATCCAGATCGTCACCGACCAGTGGTTCATCACGATCACCGACATCAAGGACGAGTTGTTGGAAAACATCGAGGACAGCCAGTGGCACCCCGACTGGGCCCGCGACAACCGCTTCCGCGACTTCGTCGAGGAGGCCCCCGACTGGAACGTATCCCGGCAGCGCTACTGGGGCATCCCGTTGCCCGTCTGGACGCCCGAGGACCGCGACGACGACGAGGACATGATCGTCGTCGGCGACCGCGAGGAACTCGCCGAGCGGGTCGACCAGAACGTCGACCCCGAGGAGGTCGACCTCCACAAGGACACGGTCGACGAGCTAACCATCACCGAGGACGGAACCACCTACACCCGCGTTCCCGACGTCTTCGACGTCTGGCTCGACTCCTCGGTCGCCTCCTGGGGCACCCTGAACTACCCTGAGGACGACAGCCGCTTCGACGAACTCTGGCCCGCCGACTTCATCCTCGAGGCCCACGACCAGACGCGGGGTTGGTTCTGGTCCCAGTTGGGGATGGGCAGCGCAGCGATCGGCGACATCCCCTACGAGGAGGTGCTGATGCACGGCCACGCGCTCATGCCCGACGGGCGCGCGATGAGCAAGTCCAAGGACATCCTCATCGACCCCCACGAGGCCATCGACCGCCACGGCCGCGACGTCATGCGCACGTTCCTGCTCTCGAACAACCCGCAGGGCGAGGACATGCGCTTCGACTGGGACGGGATGCAGACGATGGAGAACCACCTCCGCACCCTCTGGAACGTCTTCCGCTTCCCGCTCCCGTACATGCGGCTCGATGACTTCGACCCGCAGGAGACGACGCTCGAGGACGTCGACGACGACCTCGAGCTCATCGACGAGTGGGTGCTCGCACGCCTGCAGTCCACGAAGGCCGAGATGACCGAGCACTTCGAGGACCGCCGGCAGGACAAGACCGTCGACGCCTTAATCGAGTTCGTCGTCGAGGACGTCTCGCGGTTCTACGTCCAGGCCGTCCGCGAGCGCATGTGGGAAGAGGAGGACAGCGCCTCCAAGGCGGCCGCCTACGCGACGATCTACCGCGTCCTCCGCGAGACCGTCGCGCTGCTGGCTCCCTACGCGCCGTTCATCTCCGAGGAGATCTACGGCACGCTGACCGGGGACGACGGGTACGACACCGTCCACATGGAGGACTGGCCCGCGGTCGAGGAGTACTGGCAGGACGAGCAGCTCGAGGAGGACGTCGCCTTCCTCCGCGCGATCGAGGAAGCCGGCGCGAACGCCCGCCAGCAGGCCGGCCGCAAGCTCCGCTGGCCGGTTCCGCGCGTCGTCGTCGCGGCCGACGACGAGCGCGTCGCCGCGGCCGTTTCCCGCCACACCGACCTGCTCGAGGACCGGCTCAACGCCCGCGAGATCGAACTCGTCTCCGCGGAGAACCGCTGGGAGGAACTGCAGTACAGCGCCGAGGCCGACATGAGCGAACTCGGCCCCGCCTTCGGCGACCGCGCCGGGCAGGTCATGAACGCGCTCAACGAGGCTCGGATCGACGAACCCACGCTCGAGGCGCTCGAAGCAGCCGTCGATGACGTGCTCGAGGACGACGAGTCGCTCGAGGAGTCGATGGTCTCCTTCGTCACCGAGACGCCGGACGACATCGCCGGCACCGCCTTCGGCCTCGACGGCGACGACCGCGGCGTCGCCTACGTCGACGCCTCGCTGACCGAGGACATCGAGAGCGAGGGCTACGCCCGCGAGGTCATCCGCCGCGTCCAAGAGATGCGCAAGGACCTCGATCTCGACGTCGAGGAGCGCATCGCGCTGGACCTCGAGATCGGGGACGACCGCGTGGCCGACCTCGTCGACGAGCGCGAGGACCTGATCCGCGAGGAGGTCCGCGCCGACGAACTCCGGACCGTCGAGGACGGGCACCGCAAGGAGTGGGACGTCGAAGGCGTCGCGATGGAGATCGCGATCGAGCCGCTGGCGGCGGCCGAGGCGTCGGATTGA